A section of the Streptomyces sp. NBC_00178 genome encodes:
- a CDS encoding non-ribosomal peptide synthetase: protein MMEPHVETSPAGLAEDLSARAGIALGIHRRALRTPRADAVADGEVRLDYATLNAAAASVAAELGRRGVTAGQAVAVALPRSWQLVCVMLGVLRLGARVVPLDTQSPAERRLFMLRDSAAVALVCAASGDVSELPEGVPAFAVDTLLPGLPDAAVAVEEPSASGDVTFLFYTSGTTGRPKGVEVREAGIMRLARPGYIRVEPGLRYSCLANPAFDALSFEVWAPLLTGGCCVILRDADAQTPESLAQALRRERVDTVFITTALFNAVVTAVPDCFAAAGEVLVGGEQLDPRVMRRWYRDNTGSNTRLFNIYGPTECSTFALCHPIPRDFDGDVVPIGGPLPQTGAVLVVPGRERVAAPGEVAELLLSGAGLAAGYRNLPEETERRFVRLEWLDGGEARYYRTGDLVRTDARGRVEYIGRTDRQVKVRGFRIEPGEVERRVLAHPAVGRAHVCARRSGEAGPNELLAFVVLGQDLAYEEFERHLAAHLPAYMRPHRIHLVQDMPLNANGKVDEGSLLRQAGRPWRPDAADGAVTTDTEREVLALAEEILGAGGLGLGDRWIANGGDSLKALRLRFAVRKRWGRDLAQEVVLHGDLAAVARAVASAGPAGEYAVPVPVVAGARSAPATSEQQRMWLLQRRAPGSRAYSVHQAFRVDGSVDAVALRAALRSLVARHAALRTGFSLGPEGLLQTVGEPYDPWQEPGAERMWDEGAARSFADTFFAETFDLAVPRMLRVCWLPHEGGGTLLLHLHHIAVDGWSLSVLLRDLSAGYADATGVPANRHDPSAPTPLDYSVWQRDWFASAAYRAQRDELLSYYRDLTETQESLPFEGTDPAPRARLLHTSLDADRRATLDLLCAELGLTRFQVLLSLFSVTVYGVTGLVRPRIAAPVANRPVREFEDSVGMMANTVLLPLAVAPREDLRAHLVRASEAIGQMLRHHEVALTDVLTGWEGAGDGTPFDLLFVLENTDFEALRLPGCVQRPLWWAASEAKCPMTVSVLEHADGLDLLWEYAEDRFTDEAVEAMAALFGRCVDALASGGRSTPQELIAPYRRSLPAHGRGPVPEPGFTTVAEGFARQVTRNPEAPAVLTADGSTLSYATLDALATALAAELTGRHPIPADGSPCRAALYLSPSVEHVVALLALARLNITAVPLDPSYPLEALRRVVERVDPLCVLVADEDSPVLDALLADGVVRHPVLLGVPEPHAGAAPPTPYDGRGHDGARPLYTLFTSGSTGVPKGVQISDRTLCDLIRWQSGPGGLTAPAATQQFSALAFDVSFQEIFGTLCTGGTLQLVRTEWRQDVPALLERLESAGTERIFMPYVGLQLLADYAVRLGRFPSRLREVVTAGEQLVCTDSIRRWFAGLPGARLFNHYGPSETHVVSALCLEGDPCLWPERPAIGRPVAGADLRVVDAQGDPVPPMCTGELLIGGTMTTRCYLGEPALDGTRFVEVPGEGLFYRSGDRAWFDSEGLLHHAGRDDQQIKLSGHRLELGAVEAALLRHPAVVNAVVVSDGDRLTACLETGDECPDAEDLSAHLSSLLPSYVRVDRFRRLETLPRTPSGKLDRRAALRAGGEELGRPAVVRTGLSAEEELLTVAFEEVTGAVIRPDQTFFDAGASSLTLMRFHLRCTTALGMRFDIADLFEHVTVRSLARHLSAGGPSPVRAAAAPAGYGTGAPEPGEPIAVVGMAVRVPGAPDLAAFWDLVVSGGTGIRRVDAPEGVIGAHSTLDGMLDFDPGHFGISPQEARLMDPQQRHLLMACVQALAHAGVADTSAARVGLVAGAGENTYFQTLLREAGPGRLPDGFQLALHHEKDFLATKVAYHLGLTGPAFSAQTACSSSLVAVHLAAGLLRQGDAEVMLAGGVLVDPGLSGGYRYRPQHIFSADGDCRPFSDDATGTIGASGVGVVVLKPLSRARRDGDTVYGVVTGSAINNDGAQKMSYTAPSLAGQREVIRAALSRAGRTGADLGYVEAHGTGTRLGDPIEVSALRQAFDVGESGRCALSSVKSQLGHMGAAAGVVGLVRAVLAVHHGSIPPNLNFRAFNPEIGSDPTPFFVPARATPWPDGRGRVAAVSSFGIGGTNAHVVVEQDTGTGPAVPGATPLCLVLSASSAEALAADAARIADYLHLRPGCFEPVLRHLQSGRPARALRVASPVADAASAVRWLRAVAAGEIGHATADPDAPPVSSAGLPVRALAEAWAAGAPVDWWAGSAPAPWDFPPPSFALAEYDFDRAPEAPAAVAQRLPRAEWLHQPHWVRLRRAAVAGATTRSDRVPVVVVVAHASTPQEALGPFQDVASRVVRVHPSGAFARRGPDAFDADPADPVSLGRLLDALSVDGTAGPDDVEWVHALPLDVTGPVGPATLRRARIACLDTSAALAKALAGRTCSPRVWWLSHGARPVEGTVRRPELALLAGPVESGAQEAALDGHWLDLPDHDLARWGGQVASVLAVARRAALPGGSVLPRQLALRQGYWWVPGTAPVAAPSGPEPLAPSGEGTAWEPEPLIASGEEAVHLVLGGTGGIGRAIAAWLLEHTRGRVLLLSRSPRLPAELTSWADRVDLVPADLAAMTVHDVAAAVARRTQRVDGVIHAAGLGHGGLLVRRDADAMRDAAAVRENGALVMEHLIETFRPDFAVYCSSMSALLGGVGQSDYAAGASLLDAFAHHRAAQTERTVRIGIDWDIWSETGMATRVQNPDSRHRAHLEVGMSVEDGKAVFGHALTLQLPQLLVSTTGIEAARAFYAPTGGERAEEPAPRAGHEHGGDAAADRSGGDGAVERAAALTRLIQDLLGVDELAPDDSLYDLGADSLTLITLIAQIEDAYGVAFDLAAFSYRVSLTEILKHVEAAVSPAGPRAGAAAGAGSRVVLDVWQEGTGAAVLCLVHPVGGDIQAYRTLVAALGPEPTVCLIADPALRDATMPAWSLAERARQYEAGLRDRFGGPGHRLHLAGWSFGARVAMEMAALAESDGRPFEGLHLLDPPPPQAHGLVASYDKDDLEKVFAAELGTGSVPGTGSAAASASASAEHVRAYAESLARCCRANLHSLGEHQVRPLLLTSTCLWLAERPTAGMPSPGDPEETDRQWSACLPSSAVRRSLPTDHYGIVAAPHVRAVAEGITAALAEATTGMHDGKAPGRAR, encoded by the coding sequence ATGATGGAACCCCACGTCGAGACGTCTCCCGCCGGTCTGGCGGAAGACCTGAGCGCACGGGCCGGGATCGCCCTCGGGATCCACCGACGGGCCCTGCGCACACCACGGGCCGACGCGGTCGCGGACGGTGAGGTACGGCTGGACTACGCGACGTTGAACGCCGCCGCGGCCTCGGTGGCGGCGGAGTTGGGCCGCCGGGGTGTGACTGCCGGACAGGCGGTCGCGGTGGCGCTGCCGCGCTCGTGGCAGCTGGTCTGCGTGATGCTGGGCGTTCTTCGGCTGGGCGCGCGGGTGGTGCCGCTCGACACGCAGAGTCCTGCCGAGCGCCGTCTCTTCATGCTGCGGGACTCCGCCGCGGTCGCCCTGGTGTGTGCCGCATCCGGGGATGTCTCCGAACTTCCGGAAGGCGTACCGGCGTTCGCCGTGGACACGTTGCTGCCCGGACTCCCCGATGCGGCAGTCGCCGTAGAGGAGCCGTCCGCCTCGGGCGATGTGACCTTCCTGTTCTACACCTCGGGCACGACCGGGCGGCCCAAGGGTGTCGAGGTCCGCGAGGCCGGGATCATGCGGCTGGCCCGGCCCGGCTACATCAGGGTCGAGCCCGGCCTGCGCTACTCCTGCCTGGCCAATCCGGCGTTCGACGCGCTGAGCTTCGAGGTCTGGGCGCCCCTGCTGACGGGCGGCTGCTGTGTGATCCTGCGGGACGCGGATGCGCAGACGCCCGAGAGCCTCGCTCAGGCGCTGCGGCGGGAGCGGGTGGACACCGTCTTCATCACGACCGCGCTGTTCAACGCCGTGGTCACGGCCGTGCCGGACTGCTTCGCCGCAGCGGGCGAGGTGCTGGTGGGCGGCGAGCAGCTCGACCCGCGGGTGATGCGCCGCTGGTACCGGGACAACACCGGCAGCAACACCCGTCTGTTCAACATCTACGGTCCCACGGAGTGCTCCACGTTCGCTCTGTGCCATCCGATCCCCCGGGATTTCGACGGTGACGTGGTGCCGATCGGCGGGCCCCTCCCGCAGACCGGCGCCGTCCTGGTCGTGCCGGGCCGGGAGAGGGTCGCCGCCCCGGGTGAGGTGGCCGAACTCCTGCTGAGCGGGGCCGGGCTCGCGGCCGGTTACCGCAACCTCCCCGAGGAGACCGAACGCCGCTTCGTGCGGCTCGAATGGCTCGACGGGGGCGAGGCGCGGTACTACCGCACCGGTGACCTCGTCAGGACCGATGCCCGGGGCCGGGTGGAGTACATCGGGCGGACCGACCGTCAGGTCAAGGTACGCGGCTTCAGAATCGAGCCGGGCGAGGTGGAGCGCCGTGTTCTCGCCCACCCCGCGGTCGGTCGGGCGCATGTGTGCGCACGGCGTTCGGGCGAGGCCGGGCCGAACGAACTTCTGGCGTTCGTCGTCCTGGGGCAGGATCTGGCCTACGAGGAGTTCGAGAGGCATCTCGCTGCCCACCTGCCCGCCTACATGCGTCCGCACCGGATCCACCTCGTGCAGGACATGCCGCTCAACGCCAACGGCAAGGTCGACGAGGGCTCCCTGCTGCGGCAGGCCGGCCGTCCCTGGCGGCCGGACGCGGCTGACGGCGCGGTGACGACGGACACGGAGCGAGAGGTCCTCGCACTCGCCGAGGAGATCCTGGGGGCCGGCGGCCTCGGTCTCGGCGACCGGTGGATCGCCAATGGCGGCGACTCGTTGAAGGCCCTGCGGCTCCGCTTCGCCGTCCGGAAGCGGTGGGGCCGCGACCTGGCGCAGGAGGTCGTCCTGCACGGTGACCTCGCCGCGGTCGCCCGGGCCGTCGCCTCGGCGGGCCCGGCCGGGGAGTACGCCGTTCCGGTGCCGGTCGTCGCGGGCGCCCGCTCCGCACCGGCCACGAGTGAACAGCAGCGGATGTGGCTGCTGCAGCGCCGTGCACCGGGCTCCCGGGCGTACTCCGTCCACCAGGCGTTCCGGGTGGACGGGTCGGTGGACGCCGTAGCCCTCCGGGCGGCCCTGCGGTCCCTGGTGGCCCGGCACGCGGCACTGCGGACGGGCTTCTCCCTCGGGCCGGAGGGCCTGTTGCAGACCGTCGGCGAGCCGTACGACCCCTGGCAGGAGCCGGGGGCGGAGCGGATGTGGGACGAGGGCGCGGCGCGGTCCTTCGCCGACACCTTCTTCGCCGAGACCTTCGACCTCGCCGTGCCCCGGATGCTCCGGGTCTGCTGGCTGCCCCACGAGGGCGGCGGGACGCTCCTGCTGCACCTGCACCACATCGCCGTCGACGGCTGGTCGTTGAGCGTCCTGCTGCGGGATCTGTCCGCCGGCTATGCCGACGCCACGGGCGTACCGGCCAACCGGCACGATCCGTCGGCTCCGACGCCGCTGGACTACTCGGTCTGGCAGCGCGACTGGTTCGCGTCGGCGGCGTACCGGGCCCAGCGCGACGAACTGCTGTCCTACTACCGGGACCTGACGGAAACGCAGGAGTCGCTGCCCTTCGAGGGCACAGATCCGGCACCACGAGCACGGCTGCTGCACACCTCCCTCGACGCCGACCGGCGGGCCACGCTCGATCTGCTCTGCGCCGAACTCGGGCTGACCCGCTTCCAGGTGCTGCTGAGCCTGTTCTCCGTGACGGTGTACGGCGTCACGGGCCTGGTCCGCCCGCGCATCGCCGCCCCGGTCGCCAACCGCCCGGTCCGCGAGTTCGAGGACAGCGTGGGCATGATGGCGAACACCGTCCTGCTTCCCCTGGCCGTCGCCCCGCGCGAGGACCTGCGCGCGCACCTCGTCCGCGCGTCGGAGGCCATCGGTCAGATGCTGCGGCATCACGAGGTGGCCTTGACCGACGTGCTGACCGGTTGGGAGGGGGCCGGCGACGGCACCCCCTTCGACCTGCTGTTCGTGCTGGAGAACACCGACTTCGAGGCGCTGCGGCTGCCCGGCTGCGTCCAGCGCCCCCTGTGGTGGGCCGCGTCGGAGGCGAAGTGCCCGATGACGGTCTCGGTCCTCGAGCACGCCGACGGCCTCGACCTGCTGTGGGAGTACGCCGAGGACCGGTTCACCGACGAGGCCGTCGAGGCGATGGCCGCATTGTTCGGCAGGTGTGTGGACGCGCTCGCCTCCGGTGGCCGCTCCACCCCGCAGGAACTGATCGCGCCGTACCGGCGGTCCCTGCCGGCGCACGGTCGCGGGCCCGTCCCAGAACCGGGCTTCACCACGGTCGCCGAGGGCTTCGCGCGCCAGGTGACCCGGAACCCGGAGGCCCCCGCCGTCCTCACCGCGGACGGCAGCACGCTGAGCTACGCGACCCTCGACGCGCTCGCCACGGCCCTGGCCGCAGAACTGACGGGCCGTCACCCTATCCCGGCGGATGGGAGCCCTTGCCGGGCCGCTCTGTACCTGAGCCCCTCCGTCGAGCATGTGGTGGCCCTGCTGGCACTGGCCCGGCTGAACATCACCGCTGTCCCCCTGGACCCCTCCTACCCGCTCGAAGCGCTGCGCCGCGTCGTGGAGCGCGTCGACCCCCTGTGCGTCCTGGTCGCGGACGAGGACTCCCCGGTTCTGGACGCGCTGCTCGCCGACGGCGTGGTACGCCACCCCGTCCTGCTGGGTGTCCCGGAGCCGCACGCGGGTGCGGCCCCGCCCACGCCGTACGACGGGCGCGGGCACGACGGCGCCCGGCCGCTCTACACCCTGTTCACCTCCGGCTCCACCGGCGTGCCCAAGGGCGTCCAGATCTCCGACCGCACCCTGTGCGACCTGATCCGGTGGCAGTCCGGTCCCGGCGGCCTGACCGCGCCGGCGGCGACCCAGCAGTTCTCCGCGCTGGCGTTCGACGTGTCGTTCCAGGAGATCTTCGGAACGCTCTGCACGGGCGGCACCCTCCAGCTCGTACGTACCGAGTGGCGCCAGGACGTCCCCGCGCTGCTGGAGCGGCTGGAGTCCGCGGGCACGGAGCGGATCTTCATGCCGTACGTGGGCCTGCAACTGCTCGCCGACTACGCCGTCCGCCTGGGCAGGTTCCCCTCCCGGCTGCGCGAGGTCGTCACGGCGGGCGAACAGCTCGTGTGCACCGACAGCATCCGCCGCTGGTTCGCCGGACTGCCCGGTGCCCGCCTGTTCAACCACTACGGGCCGAGCGAGACGCACGTCGTCAGCGCCCTGTGTCTGGAGGGGGACCCCTGCCTCTGGCCCGAGCGGCCCGCCATCGGCCGCCCGGTGGCCGGCGCCGACCTGCGCGTGGTGGATGCCCAGGGCGATCCGGTTCCTCCCATGTGCACGGGCGAGCTGCTGATCGGGGGCACCATGACCACCCGCTGCTACCTCGGCGAACCGGCCCTCGACGGCACGCGTTTCGTCGAGGTGCCGGGTGAGGGTCTCTTCTACCGCAGCGGCGACCGGGCGTGGTTCGACAGCGAAGGGCTGCTGCACCATGCGGGCCGCGACGACCAGCAGATCAAGCTGAGCGGGCACCGGCTGGAACTCGGGGCGGTCGAGGCGGCGCTGCTGCGCCATCCGGCGGTGGTCAACGCGGTCGTCGTCTCCGACGGCGACCGGTTGACCGCCTGTCTGGAGACCGGGGACGAGTGCCCGGACGCGGAGGACCTCAGCGCCCACCTCTCGTCGCTGCTTCCCTCCTACGTCCGGGTGGACCGCTTCAGAAGACTGGAGACGCTCCCGCGCACCCCGAGCGGCAAACTGGACCGGCGCGCGGCGCTCCGGGCGGGGGGCGAGGAGCTGGGCCGCCCGGCCGTCGTCCGCACCGGGCTCTCCGCCGAGGAGGAACTGCTCACCGTCGCCTTCGAGGAGGTCACCGGGGCGGTGATCCGCCCGGATCAGACCTTCTTCGACGCGGGTGCTTCCAGTCTCACCCTCATGCGCTTCCACCTCCGCTGCACCACGGCGCTCGGCATGCGCTTCGACATCGCGGATCTGTTCGAGCACGTCACCGTCCGCTCCCTGGCCCGCCACCTCTCCGCCGGCGGCCCCTCCCCCGTCCGGGCAGCCGCCGCACCGGCCGGGTACGGCACGGGAGCCCCGGAGCCCGGCGAACCGATCGCGGTCGTCGGCATGGCGGTACGGGTGCCCGGCGCCCCGGACCTGGCGGCCTTCTGGGACCTGGTGGTCTCCGGCGGTACGGGCATACGGCGCGTCGACGCCCCTGAGGGCGTCATCGGCGCGCACAGCACCCTCGACGGGATGCTCGACTTCGACCCGGGTCACTTCGGCATCAGTCCTCAGGAAGCGCGCCTGATGGATCCTCAGCAGCGCCATCTGCTGATGGCGTGCGTCCAGGCGCTGGCCCACGCCGGAGTCGCCGACACGTCCGCCGCCCGGGTGGGCCTGGTCGCCGGCGCCGGGGAGAACACCTACTTTCAGACCCTGCTCCGCGAGGCCGGCCCCGGCCGCCTGCCCGACGGCTTCCAGCTCGCCCTGCACCACGAGAAGGACTTCCTGGCGACCAAGGTCGCCTACCACCTCGGGCTGACCGGTCCCGCCTTCAGCGCCCAGACGGCGTGCTCCAGTTCCCTCGTCGCCGTCCATCTCGCGGCAGGCCTGCTGCGGCAGGGCGATGCCGAGGTGATGCTCGCCGGAGGGGTGCTCGTCGACCCGGGGCTCAGCGGCGGCTACCGCTACCGCCCGCAGCACATATTCTCCGCGGACGGCGACTGCCGTCCCTTCAGCGACGACGCGACCGGGACGATCGGAGCGAGTGGCGTCGGCGTCGTGGTCCTGAAACCACTGAGCCGGGCGCGCCGGGACGGCGACACCGTCTACGGGGTCGTCACGGGCTCCGCGATCAACAACGACGGCGCGCAGAAGATGAGTTACACGGCTCCGTCGCTGGCCGGGCAGCGCGAGGTGATCCGGGCGGCACTGAGCCGTGCGGGCCGTACCGGGGCCGACCTCGGCTACGTGGAGGCGCACGGCACCGGGACCCGGCTGGGCGACCCGATCGAAGTGAGCGCACTGCGCCAGGCGTTCGACGTGGGCGAGTCCGGTCGATGCGCCCTCAGCTCCGTCAAGAGTCAGCTCGGCCACATGGGAGCGGCGGCGGGTGTGGTGGGGCTCGTGCGCGCCGTCCTCGCCGTGCACCACGGCAGTATCCCGCCGAACCTCAACTTCCGCGCCTTCAACCCGGAGATCGGTTCCGACCCCACCCCCTTCTTCGTTCCGGCCCGGGCCACCCCCTGGCCCGATGGGCGCGGACGGGTCGCCGCGGTGAGCAGCTTCGGGATCGGCGGCACCAACGCCCATGTCGTCGTGGAGCAGGACACCGGGACCGGCCCAGCCGTGCCGGGTGCGACCCCCCTGTGCCTGGTGCTGTCCGCGTCCAGCGCGGAGGCGCTCGCCGCCGACGCTGCGCGGATCGCCGACTACCTGCACCTGCGGCCCGGGTGCTTCGAGCCTGTGCTGCGCCACCTGCAGTCGGGACGTCCGGCCCGCGCCCTTCGCGTCGCGTCTCCGGTCGCGGACGCCGCGTCCGCCGTGCGGTGGCTTCGTGCGGTGGCCGCCGGAGAGATCGGGCATGCCACAGCGGATCCGGACGCCCCGCCGGTCTCCTCCGCCGGCCTCCCGGTCCGCGCACTCGCCGAGGCGTGGGCCGCGGGGGCACCCGTCGACTGGTGGGCGGGCTCCGCCCCGGCGCCCTGGGACTTCCCGCCTCCGTCCTTCGCACTCGCGGAGTACGACTTCGACCGCGCACCCGAGGCCCCCGCCGCAGTGGCCCAGCGACTGCCCAGGGCCGAGTGGCTGCACCAGCCTCACTGGGTCAGACTCCGGCGCGCCGCCGTCGCGGGCGCCACCACGCGGTCCGATCGCGTGCCGGTCGTGGTCGTCGTGGCTCACGCGAGCACTCCGCAGGAGGCGCTCGGACCTTTCCAGGACGTGGCCTCGCGCGTGGTGCGGGTGCACCCGTCCGGCGCGTTCGCCCGCAGGGGGCCCGACGCCTTCGACGCCGACCCTGCCGACCCGGTCTCCCTGGGCCGGCTGCTCGACGCGCTGTCCGTGGACGGCACCGCGGGTCCGGACGACGTGGAGTGGGTGCACGCGCTGCCCCTGGACGTGACGGGTCCGGTCGGTCCCGCCACACTGCGACGGGCCCGGATCGCCTGTCTTGACACCAGCGCGGCCCTGGCCAAGGCGCTGGCCGGGCGGACCTGCTCTCCGCGCGTGTGGTGGCTGTCCCACGGCGCCCGGCCCGTCGAGGGCACCGTCCGCAGACCCGAACTGGCGCTCCTGGCCGGGCCGGTCGAGTCCGGCGCCCAGGAGGCCGCTTTGGACGGCCACTGGCTCGACCTCCCCGACCACGACCTCGCCCGGTGGGGCGGGCAGGTGGCCTCCGTCCTCGCCGTGGCACGCCGGGCGGCCCTTCCCGGCGGTTCGGTCCTGCCCAGGCAGCTCGCGCTGCGGCAGGGCTACTGGTGGGTGCCCGGCACGGCGCCCGTGGCGGCGCCGTCGGGCCCGGAGCCCCTCGCACCGTCCGGTGAGGGGACGGCGTGGGAGCCGGAGCCACTCATCGCGTCCGGCGAGGAGGCGGTCCACCTGGTGCTGGGCGGCACGGGTGGCATCGGCCGTGCCATCGCCGCCTGGCTCCTGGAACACACCCGCGGCCGGGTCCTCCTGCTGTCGCGGAGTCCGCGGCTGCCCGCCGAGCTGACCTCCTGGGCCGACCGCGTGGACCTCGTCCCGGCTGACCTCGCGGCCATGACCGTGCACGACGTGGCGGCTGCCGTCGCCCGCCGGACGCAGCGGGTGGACGGGGTGATCCATGCCGCCGGGCTGGGACACGGAGGACTGCTCGTCCGGCGTGACGCCGACGCGATGCGCGACGCAGCCGCGGTCCGGGAGAACGGTGCACTCGTCATGGAGCACCTGATCGAGACCTTCCGGCCGGACTTCGCGGTCTACTGCTCCTCCATGTCCGCCCTGCTCGGCGGTGTCGGTCAGAGCGACTACGCGGCCGGCGCGAGCCTCCTCGACGCGTTCGCCCACCACCGCGCCGCACAGACGGAGAGGACGGTGAGGATCGGCATCGACTGGGACATCTGGAGCGAGACCGGTATGGCGACCCGGGTCCAGAACCCGGACAGCCGCCACCGGGCGCACCTGGAGGTCGGTATGTCGGTCGAGGACGGCAAGGCGGTCTTCGGCCACGCCCTGACCCTGCAACTGCCTCAGCTCCTCGTCTCCACGACCGGGATCGAGGCCGCCCGCGCGTTCTACGCCCCCACCGGCGGCGAGCGGGCGGAGGAGCCGGCCCCGCGGGCCGGGCACGAGCACGGCGGGGACGCCGCGGCGGATCGGTCCGGCGGGGACGGTGCCGTGGAGCGGGCCGCCGCCCTGACCCGGCTGATCCAGGATCTGCTGGGCGTGGACGAACTGGCCCCGGACGACTCCCTCTACGACCTCGGAGCCGACTCACTCACCCTGATCACGCTGATCGCCCAGATCGAGGACGCCTACGGCGTCGCGTTCGACCTGGCTGCCTTCAGCTACCGGGTCAGCCTCACCGAGATCCTCAAGCACGTCGAGGCCGCCGTCAGCCCCGCCGGTCCCCGGGCGGGGGCGGCAGCGGGCGCCGGCTCGCGCGTCGTCCTGGACGTATGGCAGGAGGGAACGGGCGCCGCCGTCCTGTGCCTGGTGCACCCCGTGGGCGGGGACATCCAGGCCTACCGGACGCTGGTGGCGGCGCTGGGTCCCGAACCGACCGTGTGCCTGATCGCCGATCCGGCGCTGCGGGACGCCACGATGCCCGCCTGGTCACTGGCCGAGCGCGCCCGCCAGTACGAAGCCGGGCTGCGCGACCGGTTCGGAGGACCCGGTCACCGGCTGCACCTGGCCGGATGGTCCTTCGGCGCGCGGGTGGCCATGGAGATGGCCGCCCTGGCCGAATCCGACGGGCGCCCGTTCGAAGGGCTCCACCTGCTGGACCCGCCACCGCCGCAGGCGCACGGGCTGGTCGCGTCCTACGACAAGGACGACCTGGAGAAGGTGTTCGCCGCGGAACTCGGCACCGGCTCGGTTCCGGGGACGGGCTCGGCGGCGGCGTCGGCGTCGGCGTCGGCCGAGCACGTGCGGGCATACGCCGAGAGTCTGGCCCGCTGCTGCCGGGCGAACCTGCACAGCCTGGGTGAGCACCAGGTGCGGCCCTTGCTCCTCACCTCAACCTGCCTGTGGCTGGCCGAACGGCCCACGGCCGGCATGCCTTCACCCGGCGATCCCGAGGAGACGGACCGTCAGTGGAGCGCCTGTCTGCCGTCCTCCGCCGTCCGGCGGTCCCTGCCCACCGACCACTACGGCATCGTCGCGGCCCCGCACGTCCGCGCGGTCGCCGAGGGCATCACGGCAGCGCTGGCGGAAGCAACCACCGGCATGCACGACGGGAAGGCGCCGGGGCGCGCCCGGTGA
- a CDS encoding NTP transferase domain-containing protein has protein sequence MPGSSVPAPDVSVILPCAGFGTRFGAPYPKELHCLAPGVTILDRSLEAVVELAKSGLHVRLVVVFGAHKLDTVRYLTRYSETFQTVFVHQDDTIQPGLEGAIRSALPLTQGPVALVLPDIVLTGSDTAGSLAAALRHTEATGWSVVAAEEHDPDTLRQMGALAVADVGGVMTVNAATDKPKDPSGFNAFWGMVVAGESEAHGLPDVVGGGVDSPLTGAIAHMVEGIVNHNTLTD, from the coding sequence ATGCCTGGTTCGTCCGTGCCCGCCCCCGATGTTTCGGTCATCCTCCCCTGTGCGGGATTCGGAACACGTTTCGGCGCGCCCTACCCGAAGGAGCTGCACTGTCTGGCTCCCGGGGTCACCATCCTGGACCGCAGTCTGGAAGCAGTGGTCGAGCTGGCCAAGAGCGGACTTCACGTGCGCCTGGTCGTCGTGTTCGGCGCGCACAAGCTCGACACCGTGCGCTATCTGACGCGCTACTCCGAGACTTTTCAGACGGTCTTCGTCCACCAGGACGACACGATCCAACCGGGGCTCGAGGGAGCGATCAGGTCGGCCCTGCCGCTGACGCAGGGCCCGGTCGCCCTCGTGCTGCCCGACATCGTCCTCACCGGGTCCGACACGGCCGGCAGTCTCGCCGCGGCGTTGCGGCACACCGAGGCGACCGGCTGGAGCGTGGTCGCGGCCGAGGAGCACGACCCGGACACACTGCGGCAGATGGGTGCGCTCGCCGTCGCCGACGTGGGTGGAGTGATGACGGTGAACGCCGCCACCGACAAACCGAAGGACCCCTCGGGCTTCAACGCGTTCTGGGGCATGGTGGTAGCCGGCGAGTCCGAGGCACACGGACTCCCGGACGTGGTGGGCGGCGGCGTGGACAGCCCGTTGACCGGGGCGATCGCCCACATGGTGGAGGGAATCGTCAACCACAACACCCTCACGGACTGA
- a CDS encoding TauD/TfdA dioxygenase family protein, producing the protein MEPYEREALEAVTTRPVHPYRTLTVERITPVLGAEVSGVDLSKEVPAEQLDEIRTAFRDHHVLVFRDQELTVEGHKRFAGAFGELRPVNPPPEEGDPYILEIRTTSAAANVAGNGWHADGTADAEPSLGSMLYITEIPEPGCGGDTLFANMHLAYELLSPAMRSLLDQLTAVHDGAHALAGYTPPADYVIPKSEHPLVARHPETDRKLLYVNKAYTSRVPQLSDQESRALLDMLFDTIARTPILHCRVRWTPNTLVLWDNRCVQHHATYDYYPYARYGRRVAINGGPVKG; encoded by the coding sequence ATGGAACCTTACGAACGCGAAGCCCTGGAAGCGGTGACCACGCGTCCCGTCCACCCCTACCGCACGCTCACCGTGGAGCGGATCACCCCCGTTCTGGGTGCTGAGGTCTCGGGAGTCGACCTGTCGAAGGAGGTGCCGGCGGAGCAACTCGACGAGATCCGGACCGCGTTCCGCGATCACCACGTGCTGGTCTTCCGCGACCAGGAGCTCACGGTGGAGGGTCACAAGCGTTTCGCCGGCGCCTTCGGAGAGCTGCGTCCGGTGAACCCGCCGCCCGAGGAGGGCGACCCCTACATCCTGGAGATCCGCACCACGTCGGCCGCGGCGAACGTGGCGGGCAACGGCTGGCACGCCGACGGCACGGCCGACGCCGAACCGTCGCTCGGCTCGATGCTGTACATCACCGAGATCCCCGAGCCGGGCTGCGGCGGCGACACCCTGTTCGCCAACATGCACCTGGCCTACGAACTGCTCTCCCCCGCGATGCGCTCGCTGCTGGACCAGCTCACCGCCGTACACGACGGCGCCCATGCCCTGGCGGGTTACACCCCGCCCGCCGACTACGTCATACCCAAGAGCGAGCACCCGCTCGTCGCCCGGCACCCCGAGACCGACCGCAAACTGCTCTACGTCAACAAGGCATACACCAGCCGCGTCCCGCAGCTCTCCGACCAGGAGAGCCGGGCCCTGCTCGACATGCTCTTCGACACCATCGCGCGTACGCCGATCCTGCACTGCCGTGTTCGCTGGACCCCGAACACCCTCGTGCTCTGGGACAACCGCTGCGTCCAGCACCACGCGACGTACGACTACTACCCCTACGCGCGCTACGGCCGGCGCGTCGCCATCAACGGCGGTCCCGTGAAGGGCTGA